The following proteins are co-located in the Triticum aestivum cultivar Chinese Spring chromosome 1A, IWGSC CS RefSeq v2.1, whole genome shotgun sequence genome:
- the LOC123044796 gene encoding pentatricopeptide repeat-containing protein At4g39530: MEGNRARREGSDRKGRYVAPDSSVSSQALQTLIRRSGEAPTVLTASGWRSPSLSYQSGPSPPSPFCRRLCAWRSRPSPPPPPPPSPIPGDPPATSLMLRSLPILLLHSALSCKPTPSRLLSSSFAAAAAAATGSIARGGGAHGTVSAVLEIVGPIELLLPSSEARLYVRLLRRCALDALAAGAGAVHGHVLKRGFAPDTLVSNVLIDTYAKGGSLAACRHLFDEMPHRDVASWCTVISAHASRGLWVDAIGVFKGLLSSEVKPNRFVISATLNACSRSGVMELGLMVHGLVIKSGLGVDRFVEVGFVDMYAKCGNVGCSFRFFSEIPVKSSVAWNAVISGFIENGCVVEAAELCKDMHRVGIAMDVVTLRLAAGVAAFLRMFELCRNVHVYALKVGLGRDCYVLSELVKSAGRVGDTQYIGQLVAAARRRDASLYSLAISGYHSNGCQDEAVKLVEHLLSSGLSLREGDLVTVLDVCHIKEEVQQVHAYTLKSGCFSYINVCNALISVYSEIGSLMHAEAIFKTSESRDVVSWAAVMAGCVKNLQFEKAFGYFRGLRNSGALLDQHCVATIINSCTGLEDMDKGEQIHALALKVGILVADFVSASLVNMYAKCHHIKCAAELFSHTPFPRNLVLTNAMLSGYCWNLMPEKALLLFCSEYRSGLHPDHFTCSTVLSACTDIGAKEAGEQVHGYLVKIGSEYMDAIVGNAIIDLYVKCGCIASACSFFHSMRSWSINSYAMLMLGYIQNRCSDEALHLFSKMQHSGLRANRVTFARILRGCADLCAIDLGRQVHASIVKMGLISDVYVANALVGMYKRSDGLMEPRRDSQEILAGNGPEQNTEDSCYSEQRDGSSDLEEIGLFTLEEEKNHEAYADVRNISIGAASQYYGTPLPIHVVGQELRMNTIMWSGRNEKGSESNVFLDTQYQGNRGGSHKLFSLLHVHSTGSDQFVLVVFIDNSLKIEDTRFVNTELIRSGVAPALGIPP; the protein is encoded by the exons ATGGAGGGAAACCGAGCAAGAAGGGAAGGGTCCGACAGGAAAG gGAGGTATGTAGCACCAGATTCATCCGTTTCAAGCCAGGCCCTCCAAACACTGATCAGACGGTCAGGAGAAGCTCCAACAGTTCTTACAGCCAGTGGCTGGAGGAGCCCATCACTCTCTTACCAATCTGGGCCATCGCCTCCAAGCCCATTTTGCCGGCGACTATGCGCGTGGAGATCCCGTccttctccaccgccgccgccgccgccgtcgcccatccCCGGCGACCCACCCGCCACCTCGCTTATGTTACGATCTCTCCCCATTCTACTCCTCCACTCCGCGCTCTCCTGCAAGCCGACCCCATCTAggctcctctcctcctccttcgccgccgccgccgcggctgccACCGGCTCCAttgcgcggggcggcggggcgcaTGGCACCGTCTCGGCCGTGCTGGAGATCGTGGGGCCCATCGAGCTCCTCTTGCCGTCCTCCGAGGCGCGCCTCTACGTGCGCCTCCTGCGCCGCTGCGCgctcgacgcgctcgccgccggcgccggcgccgtccaCGGGCACGTCCTCAAGCGTGGCTTCGCCCCCGACACGCTCGTCTCCAACGTCCTGATCGACACCTACGCCAAGGGCGGCTCCCTGGCGGCCTGCCGccacctgttcgacgaaatgcctcACAGGGACGTGGCGTCCTGGTGCACCGTCATCTCCGCGCACGCCAGCCGGGGCCTCTGGGTTGATGCCATCGGGGTGTTCAAGGGGCTGTTGTCCTCTGAGGTGAAGCCAAACCGGTTTGTCATCTCGGCGACGCTGAATGCATGTTCCAGGTCTGGTGTCATGGAGCTGGGGCTCATGGTACATGGATTGGTGATCAAGTCTGGATTGGGTGTTGATAGGTTTGTGGAGGTTGGATTCGTCGATATGTATGCGAAATGTGGCAATGTAGGCTGCTCTTTTAGGTTCTTCAGTGAAATTCCGGTGAAGAGCTCAGTTGCTTGGAATGCAGTGATTTCAGGTTTTATTGAGAATGGCTGTGTTGTGGAGGCTGCTGAGCTTTGCAAGGATATGCATAGAGTTGGCATTGCAATGGATGTGGTGACATTGAGGTTAGCTGCTGGCGTCGCTGCTTTTCTTAGAATGTTTGAGCTTTGCAGGAATGTTCATGTTTATGCACTTAAAGTGGGGTTGGGAAGAGATTGTTATGTTCTGTCTGAGCTGGTTAAGTCAGCCGGGAGGGTAGGTGATACGCAGTACATTGGACAGCTTGTTGCTGCAGCTAGAAGGCGTGATGCATCTTTGTATTCTTTAGCTATATCAGGCTATCACTCAAATGGTTGCCAGGATGAAGCAGTGAAGCTAGTTGAACATCTTCTTTCTTCAGGCCTCAGTTTAAGGGAAGGGGATCTGGTCACCGTTCTAGATGTTTGTCATATCAAAGAGGAAGTTCAGCAAGTGCATGCTTATACATTGAAATCTGGATGCTTCAGTTATATTAATGTATGTAATGCTCTTATATCGGTATACTCTGAAATAGGATCATTGATGCATGCTGAAGCAATCTTCAAAACTTCAGAGTCACGAGATGTTGTATCATGGGCTGCAGTCATGGCAGGCTGTGTCAAGAACCTCCAATTTGAAAAAGCATTTGGTTATTTTAGAGGGTTAAGAAATTCTGGAGCACTATTAGATCAGCACTGTGTTGCTACTATCATAAATTCATGCACAGGACTTGAAGACATGGATAAGGGAGAGCAGATTCACGCTCTGGCTCTTAAAGTTGGGATATTGGTTGCTGACTTTGTTAGTGCTTCCCTagtgaacatgtatgcaaaatgccATCATATTAAGTGTGCTGCTGAGCTTTTCTCCCACACACCTTTTCCGAGAAATCTAGTTTTAACTAATGCGATGCTCTCGGGGTATTGCTGGAATTTAATGCCAGAGAAAGCTCTTCTGCTCTTCTGCAGTGAATATCGTTCTGGTCTGCACCCTGATCATTTCACTTGCTCAACTGTTCTCAGTGCATGCACTGATATAGGAGCAAAGGAGGCTGGTGAACAGGTTCATGGCTATCTTGTAAAGATTGGTTCTGAATACATGGATGCCATTGTTGGAAATGCTATCATAGACCTTTATGTCAAGTGTGGATGCATTGCCAGTGCTTGTAGTTTTTTCCATAGCATGAGAAGTTGGAGCATAAATTCATATGCAATGCTAATGTTGGGCTACATTCAGAACAGATGTAGTGATGAAGCTCTTCATCTTTTCTCCAAAATGCAGCACAGTGGATTGCGTGCAAACCGTGTTACCTTTGCAAGGATTTTGCGTGGATGTGCTGACCTATGTGCTATTGATTTAGGGAGACAAGTGCATGCTTCTATTGTAAAGATGGGTTTGATCTCTGATGTATATGTCGCAAATGCACTTGTAGGAATGTATAAAAGATCTGACGGTTTGATGGAACCAAGAAGAGACTCTCAAGAAATTTTGGCAGGAAATGGTCCAGAACAGAATACTGAAGATAGCTGCTATTCAGAACAAAGGGATGGAAGTAGCGACCTTGAAGAAATTGGGCTGTTTACGTTGGAAGAAGAGAAAAATCATGAAGCTTATGCTGATGTGCGGAATATTTCTATTGGTGCTGCTTCTCAGTACTACGGAACTCCACTTCCCATCCATGTGGTTGGACAGGAACTTAGGATGAACACTATCATGTGGAGTGGAAGAAATGAGAAGGGCAGTGAAAGCAATGTTTTTCTAGATACACAATATCAGGGAAACAGAGGTGGATCTCACAAGCTGTTTAGCTTGTTACACGTGCACAGCACTGGATCTGACCAATTCGTCCTAGTTGTCTTCATTGACAATAGCCTTAAGATAGAGGATACAAGATTTGTTAATACCGAGTTAATAAGATCTGGTGTTGCACCAGCACTCGGCATTCCTCCTTGA
- the LOC123064335 gene encoding alpha-1,3-arabinosyltransferase XAT2, which yields MKAVERAKLVRSLRQESRRLRLLVLVIGFFLVTLTFVVLSKPDALLFNLNGRLSVDDAPRSLLIRQATDATADPDQRSAAAAAQDPKPLDDFEDAEANANANAKATPKDSEEKSALTVRDPQQSAKKGPEPRLLGSSGGEGEKKKGHRKVTLPTVSNYTIRDAEDGDNAKQQQGSKPETETKLEMVAGKGDGSQQQDWDTAEWESKPLCDFSNFRANVCEMRGNIRIHPNASSVMYMEPASSKRNELWKLKPYPRKGDELCLSKVTELTVKSSKVAPECTKYHNVPVVVFALTGYTGNLFHDFTDALVPLFTTASEFNGEVQFLITDMAIWWTRKYHVVFKKLSNYPLIDFNKDTDVHCAKHAIVGLHAYMEFTIDPSKAPHNYTMVDFNRFMRRTYELPREAVSALGEIPKAKPRLLIISRQRTRMFLNLPEIIAMAEGLGFEVVVEEANVSSDLSQFSKVVNSVDVMMGVHGAGLTNCVFLPHNATLIQIVPWGGIEGVCRIDFGDPAEQMGLRYKQYSIAVHESSLTDQYPLDHEIFKNPLAFHKGFEFIKETFMDKQNVRLDCNRFRPVLLQTLDLLNQ from the exons ATGAAGGCGGTGGAGCGGGCGAAGCTGGTGCGGAGCCTGCGGCAGGAGTCGCGGCGCCTGCGCCTGCTCGTGCTCGTCATCGGCTTCTTCCTCGTCACCCTCACCTTCGTCGTCCTCTCCAAGCCCGACGCCCTGCTCTTCAACC TGAACGGCCGGCTGTCGGTGGACGACGCGCCGCGCTCGCTCCTGATCCGCCAGGCCACCGACGCCACCGCCGACCCCGACcagagatccgccgccgccgccgcccaggaccCCAAGCCGCTGGACGACTTCGAGGACGCCGAGGCCAACGCCAACGCCAACGCCAAAG CGACCCCCAAAGATTCGGAGGAGAAGAGCGCGCTCACCGTCCGCGATCCTCAGCAGAGCGCCAAAAAGGGGCCTGAACCCCGGCTGTTAG GCAGTAGTGGAGGCGAAGGGGAGAAGAAGAAAGGGCATCGCAAGGTCACCCTCCCAACCGTCTCTAATTATACCATCCGTGACGCCGAGGACGGCGACAATGCCAAGCAGCAGCAAG GTAGCAAACCGGAAACAGAAACTAAGCTTGAGATGGTCGCCGGCAAAGGCGACGGATCTCAGCAACAAG ATTGGGATACCGCGGAATGGGAGAGCAAGCCGCTTTGTGATTTCTCAAACTTCAGAGCTAATGTCTGCGAGATGCGGGGCAACATCAGGATTCACCCGAACGCGAGTTCGGTGATGTACATGGAACCTGCCAGCTCAAAGAGAAACGAGCTATGGAAACTTAAGCCCTACCCTCGTAAAGGTGATGAGCTCTGCCTCAGCAAAGTTACAGAGCTGACGGTGAAATCAAGCAAGGTGGCACCTGAGTGCACCAAGTACCACAATGTGCCCGTCGTGGTCTTTGCTCTGACTGGATACACTGGAAACCTGTTTCACGACTTCACCGACGCGCTTGTCCCCCTCTTCACGACGGCAAGCGAGTTCAACGGCGAGGTCCAGTTCCTCATCACAGATATGGCTATTTGGTGGACAAGGAAGTACCATGTGGTGTTTAAGAAGCTGTCCAACTACCCCCTGATCGATTTCAACAAGGACACTGACGTGCATTGCGCCAAGCATGCCATTGTTGGCCTTCATGCTTACATGGAGTTCACCATTGACCCCTCCAAGGCTCCTCACAACTACACCATGGTGGATTTCAACAGATTCATGCGCAGGACGTATGAGTTGCCGAGGGAGGCCGTGTCTGCGCTCGGCGAGATCCCCAAGGCCAAGCCGAGGCTGCTCATCATCTCGAGGCAGAGAACAAGAATGTTCCTCAACCTCCCGGAGATCATCGCAATGGCCGAGGGGCTGGGTTTCGAGGTCGTGGTTGAAGAAGCCAATGTGAGCTCCGACCTCTCCCAGTTCTCCAAGGTGGTGAACTCTGTGGATGTGATGATGGGCGTCCATGGCGCCGGGCTCACGAACTGTGTCTTCCTACCACACAACGCCACGCTGATCCAGATCGTGCCGTGGGGCGGCATAGAAGGCGTGTGCCGGATCGATTTCGGCGACCCGGCGGAGCAGATGGGCCTGCGGTACAAGCAGTACAGCATCGCCGTGCACGAGAGCAGCCTCACCGACCAGTACCCGCTGGACCATGAGATCTTCAAGAACCCGCTGGCTTTCCACAAGGGGTTCGAGTTCATCAAGGAGACCTTCATGGACAAGCAGAACGTCAGGCTTGACTGCAACCGGTTCAGGCCTGTGCTGCTGCAGACCCTTGATCTGCTAAACCAATAA